Proteins from a genomic interval of Garra rufa chromosome 4, GarRuf1.0, whole genome shotgun sequence:
- the washc3 gene encoding WASH complex subunit 3, which produces MDEDGLPIVGSGVDLTKVPAIQQRRIIAFLNQFIVHTVRFLNRFSTVCEEKLATVSLRIQQIETTLSILEAKLASIPGLEEVTVDGVRPSTETNGPAVDSNRVTGPSSSPPVEASQQAQAAPQEQKAEAPAENVMTVAKDPRYARYLKMVQVGVPVMAIKNKMVMEGLDPSLLDTPDAPVPDAGKKGLEGQDDDSSGSESSFSD; this is translated from the exons ATGGACGAGGACGGATTACCCATTGTGGGATCAGGAGTAGATCTTACAAAG GTTCCAGCCATTCAGCAGCGACGAATCATAGCTTTCCTCAACCAGTTCATCGTCCACACCGTCAGGTTCCTGAACCGGTTTTCCACAGTATGTGAGGAG AAACTAGCAACAGTGTCACTACGAATCCAGCAGATTGAGACCACACTAAGCATTTTGGAAGCAAAG TTAGCCTCTATTCCTGGTTTGGAAGAAGTGACTGTGGATGGAGTGAGACCGTCCACAGAGACAAACGGCCCTGCAGTGGATAGCAATCGTGTCACGGGCCCCTCTTCGAGTCCCCCTGTAGAG GCATCTCAGCAAGCACAAGCGGCCCCTCAGGAGCAAAAGGCAGAGGCCCCAGCAGAAAATGTGATGACTGTAGCCAAGGACCCACGATATGCCAGATACCTGAAAATGGTGCAAGTG GGTGTTCCAGTCATGGCTATTAAAAATAAGATGGTAATGGAGGGTTTGGACCCAAGTTTGCTTGA CACCCCTGATGCACCTGTTCCAGATGCTGGCAAAAAAGGATTGGAAGGTCAAGATGATGACAGCTCAGGCAGCGAATCATCTTTCAGTGACTGA
- the dram1 gene encoding DNA damage-regulated autophagy modulator protein 1 codes for MVWFMEGMCFLPTFLVIWSSSTFIISYIIALVRRDVDVILPYISDTGATPPESCVFGFMSTITAFAAFATMYAEYKFVERVHERTGAVPPCLNKASFAIGIISCVGMCFVATFQETTVLAVHDIGALVFFLSGVTYAVIQSVISYRGQPYGCSKGMCHVRAFFAGVAVLAVLPTIFCAVPVGTSKLHWDTNDKDYTLHIVSVVCEWITTFSFVLFFLTYIREFQEFTLKLTVNLIEYS; via the exons ATGGTTTGGTTCATGGAAGGAATGTGTTTTTTACCTACTTTTCTGGTAATCTGGTCATCGAGTACGTTCATAATATCTTACATCATCGCATTAGTTCGACGAGATGTTGATGTTATCCTTCCCTACATAAG TGATACAGGGGCTACTCCACCTGAAAGCTGCGTGTTTGGATTCATGTCGACAATCACTGCCTTTGCAG CTTTTGCTACTATGTATGCCGAATATAAATTTGTGGAGAGAGTCCATGAGAGAACCGGTGCCGTTCCCCCTTGTCTCAACAAGGCTTCTTTCGCTATTGGCATCATCTCTTGTGTCGGCATGTGTTTTGTGGCTACATTTCAG GAGACGACGGTCTTGGCAGTCCATGATATCGGTGCTTTAGTATTCTTCCTATCTGGGGTTACATACGCTGTCATCCAGAGCGTGATATCGTACCGAGGTCAACCTTATGGATGCTCTAAGGGCATGTGCCATGTCCGTGCATTCTTTGCTGGAGTGGCTGTTCTAGCTGTATTACCCA CAATTTTTTGTGCAGTTCCTGTTGGAACAAGCAAACTTCACTGGGACACCAATGATAAG GACTACACACTTCATATAGTGAGTGTTGTATGTGAATGGATTACTACCTTCAGTTTTGTCCTCTTCTTTTTAACGTACATCAGAGAGTTCCAG GAATTCACTCTGAAACTGACTGTTAATTTAATAGAGTATTCATGA